A stretch of Streptomyces vietnamensis DNA encodes these proteins:
- the moaC gene encoding cyclic pyranopterin monophosphate synthase MoaC: MSTQQGLTHIDEAGAARMVDVSAKDVTSRTARASGRVLVSPRVIELLRGEGVPKGDALATARIAGIMGAKKTPDLIPLCHPLAVSGVTLDLAVTDEAVEILATVKTTDRTGVEMEALTAVSVAALTVVDMIKAVDKGAVISDVRVEEKTGGKSGHWTRAEA; this comes from the coding sequence ATGAGCACGCAGCAAGGTCTCACCCACATCGACGAGGCGGGCGCGGCCCGCATGGTCGACGTATCGGCGAAGGACGTCACGTCCCGCACCGCCCGCGCCAGCGGGCGGGTCCTCGTCTCGCCGCGCGTGATCGAGCTGCTGCGCGGCGAGGGCGTCCCGAAGGGCGACGCGCTGGCCACCGCCCGCATCGCCGGGATCATGGGAGCGAAGAAGACCCCGGACCTCATCCCGCTCTGCCACCCGCTGGCCGTCTCGGGCGTCACCCTGGACCTGGCGGTCACGGACGAGGCGGTCGAGATCCTGGCGACGGTGAAGACCACGGACCGCACGGGCGTCGAGATGGAGGCCCTCACGGCGGTCTCGGTGGCGGCCCTGACCGTCGTCGACATGATCAAGGCGGTCGACAAGGGCGCGGTCATCTCCGACGTACGGGTGGAGGAGAAGACGGGCGGCAAGTCGGGCCACTGGACGAGGGCCGAGGCGTGA
- the glp gene encoding gephyrin-like molybdotransferase Glp: MWSVDEHLADILATVSPLEPIELQLLDAQGCVLVEDVTVQVALPPFDNSSMDGYAVRVADVAGATGEFPAVLTVIGDVAAGAGGLPEVGPGEAARIMTGAPLPPGAEAVVPVEWTDGGTGGGAATGMTAASTAPEGAGGEVRVHRSAEAGAHVRRAGSDVRAGELALAAGTVLGPPQIGLLAAIGRGTVKVRPRPRVVVLSTGSELVQPGEPLGEGQIHDSNSFALAAAARDAGALAYRVGAVADDAESLRATIEDQLIRADLIVTTGGVSVGAYDVVKEALTADGQVDFRKLAMQPGKPQGFGAVGAEQIPLLALPGNPVSSYVSFELFVRPAIRALMGVEDLHRPRVRAVLDAEKALSSPAGRRQFLRGVYDPDTGAVTPVGGAGSHLIAALAHADCLLVVPEDTESVEPGTELEVVLLG; encoded by the coding sequence CTGTGGTCGGTGGACGAGCACCTCGCCGACATCCTCGCGACGGTCTCCCCGCTCGAGCCGATCGAGCTGCAACTCCTCGACGCCCAGGGCTGCGTCCTCGTCGAGGACGTGACGGTGCAGGTCGCGCTGCCCCCCTTCGACAACAGCTCCATGGACGGGTACGCGGTCCGGGTCGCCGATGTCGCCGGTGCCACCGGGGAGTTCCCCGCCGTCCTCACCGTCATCGGCGACGTCGCCGCGGGCGCGGGCGGCCTGCCCGAGGTCGGCCCCGGCGAGGCCGCCCGGATCATGACCGGCGCCCCGCTGCCGCCCGGCGCCGAGGCCGTCGTCCCCGTCGAGTGGACCGACGGCGGTACGGGCGGGGGCGCGGCCACCGGCATGACCGCCGCGAGCACCGCCCCCGAGGGCGCCGGCGGCGAGGTCCGGGTCCACCGCTCCGCCGAGGCCGGCGCCCACGTCCGCAGGGCCGGCAGCGACGTACGGGCCGGGGAGCTGGCCCTCGCGGCGGGCACGGTCCTGGGGCCGCCGCAGATCGGCCTGCTCGCCGCCATCGGCCGCGGCACGGTGAAGGTCCGCCCCCGCCCCCGGGTGGTCGTCCTGTCCACCGGCAGCGAGCTCGTCCAGCCCGGCGAGCCGCTGGGCGAGGGCCAGATCCACGACTCCAACAGCTTCGCGCTCGCCGCCGCCGCGCGGGACGCCGGCGCCCTCGCCTACCGGGTGGGGGCCGTCGCCGACGACGCGGAGTCGCTGCGCGCCACCATCGAGGACCAGCTCATCCGGGCCGACCTGATCGTGACCACCGGCGGGGTGAGCGTCGGCGCGTACGACGTGGTGAAGGAGGCGCTGACCGCCGACGGGCAGGTCGACTTCCGCAAGCTGGCCATGCAGCCGGGCAAGCCGCAGGGCTTCGGCGCGGTCGGCGCCGAGCAGATCCCGCTGCTCGCCCTGCCGGGCAATCCGGTCTCGTCGTACGTCTCCTTCGAGCTGTTCGTACGGCCCGCGATCCGCGCGCTGATGGGCGTCGAGGACCTCCACCGGCCCCGGGTGCGGGCGGTGCTCGACGCGGAGAAGGCCCTGTCGTCCCCGGCGGGCCGCCGGCAGTTCCTGCGCGGCGTGTACGACCCGGACACGGGCGCCGTCACCCCCGTGGGCGGCGCCGGGTCCCACCTGATCGCGGCCCTCGCCCACGCGGACTGCCTGCTCGTGGTCCCGGAGGACACGGAGAGCGTGGAGCCGGGCACCGAGCTGGAAGTGGTCCTCCTCGGCTGA